Proteins from one Brevibacillus humidisoli genomic window:
- a CDS encoding MDR family MFS transporter, with the protein MEHLDQRRKITIIVAIMAAMLFAALNQTIVGTALPRIIADLGGMEYFSWVFTSFMLTSSITAILVGKLSDIYGRKPFILIGIGIFIIGTFLCGLSQTIIQLIIYRGIQGFGGGMIMSTAFAAVGDLFSPRERGRWQGLMGAVFGLASVFGPTLGGYIVDNADWHWIFWVFLPFGVIAFALIWTLFPSVTRNEGEAVDYLGAVLLTLTMVPMLLAFSMGGSQYAWGSTEIIGLLLATVIALVLFIAAERRAKSPVLPLSMFGNSVFTLSNLVGFTMGAGMFGTIMYMPFFVQGVIGTSATASGFVMMPMTLSMVAASAISGQFITKTGKYKGLALAGLLIMTAGMASMVFMSTETTNLIAVINMIIVGTGLGIAFPIFTLTVQNAVEHKLLGVATASSQLFRQLGGTIGVALMGTVMGQRMNTEMQNRITEAGLDQQGGAIDPAVAERLTQLQDPQMLMDPQQLEQIRRSLPEAAQELFAQIVLIMREALSASLSTVFLVGALVVFSAFVMTLFLREIPLRTSNRQQPADTVEADQQEIVNTARQPQPNSR; encoded by the coding sequence ATGGAGCATTTGGATCAGCGACGCAAGATTACCATTATTGTCGCCATTATGGCGGCAATGTTGTTTGCGGCTTTAAACCAGACGATCGTGGGAACTGCTCTGCCGCGGATTATCGCAGACTTGGGCGGCATGGAGTATTTTAGCTGGGTGTTTACTAGCTTTATGCTGACATCCAGTATTACCGCGATTTTGGTTGGGAAATTATCCGATATCTACGGTCGGAAACCGTTTATCTTGATTGGTATCGGGATCTTTATCATCGGGACGTTTCTCTGTGGATTGTCACAGACGATTATCCAGTTGATCATCTATCGCGGGATTCAAGGGTTCGGTGGAGGGATGATCATGTCCACAGCATTTGCTGCCGTCGGTGACCTGTTTTCTCCGCGTGAGCGCGGGCGCTGGCAGGGGCTGATGGGAGCTGTTTTTGGTCTGGCCAGTGTATTTGGCCCCACCTTGGGAGGTTATATTGTCGATAATGCGGATTGGCATTGGATTTTCTGGGTATTCCTTCCTTTTGGAGTGATCGCTTTTGCGCTGATCTGGACGTTGTTCCCTTCTGTCACACGAAATGAGGGTGAAGCAGTTGACTACCTTGGAGCTGTGCTGTTGACACTGACAATGGTGCCGATGCTGCTTGCCTTTTCTATGGGCGGCAGTCAGTACGCCTGGGGTTCGACAGAGATCATCGGGTTGCTGCTGGCAACCGTGATCGCCCTTGTGCTGTTTATTGCTGCCGAAAGACGGGCAAAAAGCCCCGTGCTGCCCTTGTCGATGTTTGGCAACAGTGTGTTTACCTTGTCAAACCTGGTTGGTTTCACCATGGGGGCAGGCATGTTCGGAACGATCATGTATATGCCGTTTTTCGTTCAGGGAGTAATCGGCACCTCAGCTACCGCTTCCGGATTTGTGATGATGCCGATGACACTCAGCATGGTGGCTGCCAGCGCGATCAGCGGTCAGTTCATCACAAAAACGGGCAAGTATAAAGGATTGGCGCTGGCTGGTCTGCTGATCATGACAGCCGGGATGGCTTCTATGGTCTTCATGAGTACGGAGACAACCAATCTTATTGCCGTGATCAACATGATTATCGTGGGTACGGGTCTCGGCATCGCCTTTCCGATCTTTACGCTTACGGTCCAGAATGCAGTAGAGCACAAACTGCTGGGCGTAGCGACCGCTTCCTCCCAGTTGTTCCGACAGCTTGGCGGGACGATTGGAGTCGCTTTGATGGGGACCGTGATGGGACAGCGGATGAATACGGAGATGCAGAATCGCATCACAGAGGCTGGCCTGGATCAACAGGGCGGCGCCATCGATCCCGCAGTTGCCGAACGGCTGACTCAACTGCAGGATCCACAGATGTTGATGGACCCGCAGCAGTTGGAACAGATCCGGCGTTCGCTGCCAGAGGCTGCTCAGGAGCTGTTTGCTCAAATCGTGCTGATCATGCGAGAAGCATTGAGTGCTTCCTTGTCTACCGTCTTTCTTGTCGGTGCGCTTGTGGTTTTTTCCGCTTTTGTTATGACGCTGTTTTTGCGGGAGATTCCACTGCGGACATCTAATCGCCAACAGCCAGCGGATACGGTGGAAGCGGATCAGCAGGAGATCGTGAACACGGCCAGACAACCGCAGCCCAATAGCCGATAG
- a CDS encoding short-chain dehydrogenase yields MPGHALVVGGTGMLADVCLWLEREDYHVSVIARNRERLAALVERAERPNSITSLVLDYTDEQALRRQLRTTMEKNGPIELAVAWIHSNAPRALPICIEELAGAATSSWRLFHICGSRAYRSPQRPDLPEHCCYHQVILGFVLEDRGSRWLTNSEIAEGVIRAISSGKQDSVVGQLEPWEKRPS; encoded by the coding sequence ATGCCAGGACACGCATTGGTTGTTGGGGGTACCGGCATGTTGGCCGATGTCTGCTTGTGGCTAGAGAGGGAGGACTATCATGTGTCGGTCATTGCCAGAAACCGGGAGAGGTTGGCCGCGCTTGTGGAGCGGGCGGAAAGACCAAACAGCATCACCTCGCTTGTCCTCGATTATACTGATGAGCAAGCTCTGCGCCGTCAACTGCGTACAACAATGGAGAAAAACGGTCCGATCGAACTGGCTGTCGCCTGGATACATTCTAACGCTCCCCGCGCCTTGCCCATATGTATAGAAGAACTGGCAGGGGCAGCGACCAGTTCCTGGAGGCTGTTTCACATCTGCGGCAGCAGAGCATACCGATCCCCGCAGCGTCCCGACCTACCGGAGCATTGTTGCTACCATCAGGTAATCCTGGGGTTTGTGCTGGAAGATAGGGGAAGCCGCTGGCTGACCAACAGTGAGATCGCAGAAGGCGTGATACGGGCGATCTCCTCCGGGAAGCAGGATAGCGTGGTCGGCCAGTTGGAGCCATGGGAAAAAAGACCATCTTGA
- a CDS encoding methylthioribulose 1-phosphate dehydratase, giving the protein MTITLEQRMDAFRRLDEAKLTFAKRDWFPGTSGNLSIKLSGEPLQFAVTASGKDKTKLSPEDYLIVDGDSRPVEATSLKPSAETMIHAVVYKKIPTAGACFHVHTIANNLVSELYFQETAFSIQGQELIKGLGIWEENARISVPIVENFADIPQLAAAIEEVITPEIPGVLIRNHGIYAWGANDFEAKRHLESFEFLFEYHLRWLQLRQAAVSR; this is encoded by the coding sequence GTGACCATCACACTGGAGCAGCGCATGGATGCGTTTCGCAGGCTTGATGAGGCAAAACTCACCTTTGCCAAACGAGACTGGTTCCCTGGTACCAGCGGCAACTTGTCGATCAAGCTAAGCGGTGAACCGCTGCAGTTTGCGGTAACCGCCAGCGGCAAGGACAAGACAAAACTTTCCCCGGAAGACTATCTGATCGTCGATGGGGACTCGCGCCCGGTCGAGGCGACGTCGTTGAAGCCTTCGGCTGAGACGATGATTCACGCCGTGGTGTATAAAAAAATCCCGACAGCGGGCGCCTGCTTCCACGTTCACACCATAGCCAACAACCTGGTTTCTGAGCTCTACTTTCAAGAGACCGCTTTCTCCATTCAGGGGCAAGAACTGATCAAGGGACTCGGTATCTGGGAGGAAAACGCCCGGATTTCCGTTCCGATTGTTGAGAACTTTGCTGATATTCCTCAACTGGCGGCCGCTATTGAAGAGGTAATCACACCTGAGATACCTGGTGTGCTGATTCGCAACCATGGCATTTACGCCTGGGGAGCCAACGACTTTGAGGCAAAGCGACACCTGGAATCATTTGAGTTTTTGTTTGAATACCATCTGCGCTGGCTGCAGCTGCGCCAGGCAGCAGTGTCAAGATAA
- a CDS encoding 2-hydroxy-3-keto-5-methylthiopentenyl-1-phosphate phosphatase, producing MSKQLVLFCDFDGTITEKDNIVAIMRKFAPPEWEGLTKQILSQQISVREGVGKLFAMLPSSRKQEIVDYIVEEAAIRPGFAEFVRFCEEKQIELLITSGGIDFFVEPILAPFRLKNQVYCNGSDFSGETITITWPHHCDENCDNDCGMCKTSIIRRYDPERYFRVVIGDSITDLAGAKIADFVIARSLLEQKCEELGLRYRPFATFYDVIESLNTLLTEQEVITP from the coding sequence ATGAGCAAACAACTGGTACTTTTCTGTGACTTCGACGGCACCATTACCGAAAAGGATAATATCGTCGCCATCATGCGCAAGTTCGCCCCGCCAGAGTGGGAAGGGTTGACCAAGCAGATCCTCAGCCAACAGATTAGCGTCCGTGAAGGGGTGGGTAAGCTGTTCGCGATGCTGCCCTCCTCGCGCAAACAGGAGATCGTCGACTACATCGTTGAGGAAGCCGCGATCCGTCCCGGTTTTGCCGAGTTTGTCCGATTCTGTGAGGAGAAACAGATCGAACTGCTGATCACCAGTGGCGGTATCGACTTTTTTGTCGAACCGATCCTGGCACCGTTTCGACTCAAAAACCAGGTCTATTGCAATGGCAGCGACTTTTCCGGCGAAACGATCACGATTACCTGGCCGCACCATTGTGACGAAAACTGCGACAACGACTGCGGCATGTGCAAGACATCGATTATCCGCCGCTACGATCCGGAGCGCTACTTCCGCGTCGTGATTGGCGACAGCATAACGGATCTGGCCGGAGCCAAAATCGCCGACTTCGTGATTGCCCGCTCGCTGCTGGAGCAGAAATGCGAAGAACTGGGACTGCGGTACCGCCCGTTTGCCACCTTCTACGATGTAATCGAATCATTAAATACGCTTTTAACGGAACAGGAAGTGATCACACCGTGA
- a CDS encoding matrixin family metalloprotease, translated as MIKKTGKVMVVSLLTTFLFSSVAFAADLGTLNYWYSDKDIINRWGYKSMSIWSGSIDGFSTSKFASYVSHAISQWNSAGFSLSGEDDETDSVIRIYGGTYNTLKEMEPSLKTSNTGLTSYDGGTKYEGEWIYSGSEKSSYKISSPVNVYIVYKSGRSDSGFKKTSTHELGHALGWRGHSSRSSDVMYGSASEVTQLTSRDKNHLLQVY; from the coding sequence TTGATAAAGAAAACAGGAAAAGTAATGGTGGTTAGTTTGCTAACTACATTCTTGTTCTCTTCGGTTGCGTTTGCGGCAGATCTTGGCACCCTGAACTATTGGTACTCAGATAAGGATATTATTAACAGATGGGGATATAAATCCATGTCTATTTGGTCAGGGTCGATAGACGGGTTTTCGACTTCCAAGTTTGCCAGTTATGTAAGCCATGCCATAAGTCAATGGAATAGTGCAGGATTTAGTCTATCTGGAGAGGATGACGAAACTGATTCTGTTATCAGGATCTATGGAGGAACATACAATACATTGAAAGAAATGGAGCCGAGTTTAAAAACATCAAATACGGGTCTGACATCCTATGATGGAGGGACAAAGTATGAGGGCGAATGGATCTATAGCGGCTCAGAAAAGAGTAGTTACAAGATAAGTTCTCCAGTCAATGTGTATATCGTTTATAAAAGCGGCAGAAGTGATAGTGGTTTTAAAAAGACCTCAACTCATGAATTGGGTCATGCACTTGGTTGGAGAGGTCATTCCAGCAGGTCGTCCGACGTTATGTATGGAAGTGCATCAGAAGTGACTCAATTAACCAGTAGAGACAAAAATCATTTACTGCAAGTGTATTGA
- the mtnK gene encoding S-methyl-5-thioribose kinase has translation MAYRALSEQEAVEYVRALPGLFAQGAELVSREIGDGNLNLVFHICDNKGGKSVIVKQALPYARVVGESWPLTLDRARIESEALRIQYKYAPDLVPEVYHYDEELALTVMEDLSDHIIMRKGLIEGNRYPLFAKHIGRFLAHTLFFTSDLGAHPYEKKALLGNFINPELCKITEDLVFTDPYEDADTNDFNPLIRSDVEAIWGNVLLKREIAHLKFGFLTRAEALLHGDLHTGSIFVTEQSTKVIDPEFAYYGPMGFDIGAVIANLLLNYAGQHGLQQDPAKRADYRSYLLETVENVWTQFVSEFVKLWHQKVKERSANVEGFWQDYVENLLQDAAGYAGCKMLRRVIGLAGVADLNTIEDAQIRAEAERLALQIGQALILKRRTVKEGADLTALVEEVANTFYQEAAV, from the coding sequence ATGGCTTATCGGGCATTATCGGAGCAGGAAGCTGTCGAGTACGTTCGTGCGCTTCCTGGATTGTTTGCACAAGGCGCAGAGCTTGTCAGCAGAGAGATCGGAGACGGTAACCTGAATTTGGTGTTCCATATTTGTGACAACAAGGGCGGCAAAAGTGTTATTGTTAAACAAGCACTTCCTTATGCGAGAGTAGTCGGTGAATCATGGCCGCTTACCCTGGATCGTGCCCGCATCGAGAGTGAAGCGTTGAGGATCCAGTACAAATACGCTCCGGATCTGGTGCCGGAAGTTTATCATTATGACGAGGAACTGGCTTTGACGGTGATGGAGGATCTAAGCGATCACATCATAATGCGGAAAGGGCTGATTGAGGGGAACCGCTACCCGTTGTTTGCCAAGCATATTGGCCGTTTTTTGGCTCACACCTTGTTTTTTACCTCTGATTTGGGGGCCCATCCATATGAGAAAAAGGCGCTGCTTGGCAACTTTATCAATCCCGAATTGTGCAAAATAACGGAGGATTTGGTGTTCACTGATCCGTATGAAGATGCGGATACGAATGACTTCAATCCGTTGATTCGCAGCGATGTGGAAGCAATCTGGGGCAATGTATTGCTCAAGCGGGAAATCGCCCATCTCAAGTTTGGCTTTCTGACTCGTGCAGAGGCATTGTTGCATGGCGACCTGCACACGGGCAGTATTTTTGTTACCGAACAAAGTACCAAAGTGATCGACCCTGAGTTTGCTTACTATGGCCCGATGGGATTTGATATCGGCGCGGTGATTGCCAACTTGCTGCTCAATTACGCCGGCCAGCACGGACTGCAGCAGGACCCCGCCAAGCGGGCAGATTACCGCAGTTATCTGCTGGAGACGGTGGAGAACGTCTGGACGCAGTTTGTCTCTGAATTCGTGAAACTGTGGCATCAAAAGGTGAAAGAGCGTAGTGCCAACGTAGAAGGGTTCTGGCAGGACTACGTGGAAAACCTGCTGCAGGATGCTGCGGGGTACGCCGGCTGCAAAATGCTGCGCCGGGTGATCGGGTTGGCGGGTGTTGCTGATTTGAACACGATTGAGGATGCCCAGATCCGCGCCGAAGCAGAACGCCTGGCGCTTCAGATCGGTCAGGCGCTCATCCTGAAGCGCAGAACGGTCAAGGAAGGAGCCGATCTTACCGCACTGGTTGAGGAAGTTGCGAATACGTTTTACCAGGAGGCAGCAGTATGA
- a CDS encoding YjcZ family sporulation protein — protein sequence MHISPRLHTLLVRVIPKKEGCAVSGIFNGNGFALALVLFILLVIVGEADD from the coding sequence ATGCACATATCCCCTCGGTTACATACCCTGCTCGTAAGGGTGATACCCAAAAAGGAGGGATGTGCAGTGAGCGGAATCTTTAACGGCAATGGCTTCGCATTGGCTCTGGTGCTGTTCATTTTGCTGGTCATTGTCGGGGAAGCCGACGATTAA
- a CDS encoding GNAT family N-acetyltransferase, producing the protein MEEIALSANASLRRLELTDAAEVFAVIDANRTHLRQWLPWVDDTASVDDSAAFIKTTISGREQNQGLTFGIRLADKLVGTISVHGINWADRKTTLGYWLAADAQGMGLMTASVRAYLDHLVFGEWQLNRVQIAAAVENQKSRAIPERLGFRLEGIFRQNQLLYNRYVDHSMYAILAEEWLEIRGKNLN; encoded by the coding sequence ATGGAGGAGATCGCTCTATCTGCGAATGCTTCCCTGCGGCGGCTGGAACTGACTGATGCCGCTGAGGTTTTTGCGGTCATCGACGCCAATCGCACCCATCTGCGACAGTGGTTGCCATGGGTTGACGACACGGCATCAGTGGATGATTCCGCAGCCTTTATCAAGACAACCATCTCTGGGCGTGAGCAAAACCAGGGATTGACCTTCGGGATCAGGCTTGCCGACAAGCTCGTCGGAACCATCTCCGTCCATGGGATTAACTGGGCCGATCGCAAAACTACGCTCGGCTACTGGCTGGCTGCCGATGCTCAGGGTATGGGGTTGATGACCGCTTCTGTGAGAGCTTACCTGGATCATCTGGTGTTCGGCGAATGGCAGTTAAACAGGGTGCAGATTGCTGCAGCGGTAGAGAACCAGAAAAGCAGGGCAATCCCGGAACGATTGGGATTTCGCCTGGAAGGAATTTTTCGCCAAAACCAGCTGCTTTATAACCGATATGTAGATCATTCGATGTACGCCATCCTTGCCGAGGAATGGTTGGAAATACGGGGGAAAAATCTCAATTGA
- a CDS encoding cupin domain-containing protein has translation MAKVRFHDNNEYITGQEVQTFLDSQEIIYEHWGVDRLSDRLRDDYDLSDEEKNQIVEAFRKEIDDISERRGYTTADLVMLSDKTPNLDELLEKFKDEHHHTDDEVRFCVDGHGIFAIKGKDGRYFDVELEPGDLISVPSYYRHYFTLMDDRKIKAIRLFITPAGWQAIYEEPTA, from the coding sequence ATGGCAAAAGTACGTTTTCATGACAACAACGAGTACATCACCGGACAAGAAGTACAAACATTCCTCGATAGCCAGGAAATCATCTACGAACACTGGGGTGTCGACCGGTTGAGCGATCGTCTTCGCGATGACTATGATCTGTCGGACGAAGAGAAAAACCAAATCGTTGAAGCTTTCCGTAAAGAGATTGACGATATCAGTGAACGTCGCGGCTACACCACCGCTGACTTGGTGATGCTTTCCGACAAAACACCCAATCTTGACGAACTATTGGAAAAGTTTAAAGATGAACATCATCATACCGACGATGAAGTTCGTTTCTGCGTCGACGGGCATGGAATCTTTGCGATCAAAGGAAAGGACGGCCGCTACTTTGATGTGGAGCTGGAGCCCGGCGATCTGATCTCCGTTCCGTCCTACTACCGGCACTACTTTACCTTGATGGACGACCGTAAGATCAAAGCGATCCGTCTCTTTATCACCCCGGCCGGCTGGCAGGCGATTTACGAAGAGCCTACAGCGTAA
- a CDS encoding 2,3-diketo-5-methylthiopentyl-1-phosphate enolase encodes MSGDRIRVTYLTQAKDLDKKAEAIAVGMTVGSWTDLPAAKQAELHPYLGEAVSSETLEELPDGHKRGLIRIDYPAGNFTPDIASLLTGVFGKLSMDGKIKLIDIKLPESFVQAFPGPQFGIDGICQKLGVHDRPLLMSIFKSCLGLPFDDLKTQFRAQALGGVDLVKDDEIFFVDDKAPFLDRIREFGKIADEVAQQTGKPILYAANLTGPVHELNERAKRAVEAGAQCLLFNVLAYGYDALHRLAADPDITIPLMAHPALAGAYYPSPDYGIATPLLLGKLMRLAGADLVLFPSPYGSVALDKQEALQVAANLTDSAVPVKQAFPVPSAGIHPGLVPQLYEDFGLQQVVNAGGGIHGHPGGAADGGRAFRAAIDAVVAGQTLDEAAQSSQPLAAALAKWGGPR; translated from the coding sequence GTGAGTGGAGATCGAATCCGCGTCACCTATCTGACGCAAGCAAAAGATCTGGATAAAAAAGCGGAAGCTATCGCCGTTGGCATGACCGTTGGTTCCTGGACCGACCTGCCTGCCGCCAAACAAGCTGAGCTGCATCCGTATCTAGGGGAAGCTGTATCTTCCGAGACCTTGGAAGAACTGCCGGATGGACATAAGCGTGGACTCATCCGCATCGACTATCCCGCAGGCAACTTCACGCCTGACATAGCCTCGCTATTGACCGGCGTGTTCGGCAAGCTGTCCATGGACGGCAAGATTAAACTGATCGATATCAAACTGCCCGAATCATTCGTCCAAGCTTTTCCCGGACCGCAGTTTGGCATCGATGGCATTTGCCAAAAACTGGGGGTTCACGACCGGCCGCTGCTGATGAGCATCTTCAAGTCATGTCTGGGACTTCCCTTTGACGACTTGAAAACTCAGTTTCGAGCGCAAGCTCTCGGTGGTGTCGACCTGGTAAAAGACGATGAAATCTTCTTTGTCGACGACAAAGCCCCGTTCCTGGACCGGATCCGGGAATTCGGGAAAATCGCCGATGAAGTGGCACAGCAAACAGGCAAGCCGATCCTCTATGCCGCCAACCTGACCGGCCCCGTCCATGAGCTGAACGAGCGGGCCAAGCGGGCTGTAGAGGCAGGGGCGCAATGCCTGCTGTTTAACGTGTTGGCATATGGGTATGACGCCCTGCATCGTCTCGCCGCCGATCCCGATATCACCATCCCTTTGATGGCGCATCCCGCCCTCGCCGGCGCGTATTACCCGTCGCCTGACTACGGCATTGCGACACCACTGCTGCTGGGCAAACTGATGCGCCTGGCCGGGGCAGACCTTGTTCTCTTCCCGTCCCCATACGGCAGTGTGGCCCTAGACAAGCAGGAAGCCCTACAGGTGGCAGCCAACCTGACAGATAGCGCTGTGCCGGTCAAGCAGGCTTTTCCTGTTCCTTCGGCTGGAATTCACCCTGGACTGGTGCCACAGTTGTACGAAGATTTTGGCCTGCAGCAGGTCGTCAATGCAGGCGGCGGCATCCACGGTCATCCCGGCGGCGCTGCAGATGGCGGACGTGCCTTCCGGGCGGCAATAGATGCTGTCGTAGCTGGTCAGACACTGGACGAAGCGGCCCAATCGTCCCAACCGTTGGCTGCGGCCCTGGCCAAGTGGGGAGGCCCAAGATGA
- the mtnA gene encoding S-methyl-5-thioribose-1-phosphate isomerase, which translates to MTTSTHLAPVAWAEEHLRLLDQTRLPVETVYLEVTTIEQVWEAIRSLQVRGAPAIGMAAAYGLYLGVRSSSATSYDALWTDLTNQADYLATSRPTAINLFWALDRVKARVQAEAAQPIEAIKAAVLDEAIKIQQEDEQVCRRIGEFLLTQLHDGMGILTHCNPGALATAAYGTATAPLYLAKEMGWNLKVYADETRPVLQGSRLTAYELQKAGIDVTLICDNMAAMVMAQKKVQAVIVGTDRVARNGDVANKIGTYGVAVLAKAHNIPFYVAAPFSSIDFNTPTGAEIPIEERPAEEITHGLGKQVAPDGIKVYNPAFDITPADLITAIVTETGVYKPEEIQLLNK; encoded by the coding sequence ATGACAACATCAACTCACCTCGCTCCCGTAGCGTGGGCAGAGGAGCACCTGCGGTTGCTGGATCAGACACGCCTGCCAGTGGAAACCGTCTATCTGGAAGTAACGACGATCGAACAGGTATGGGAGGCGATCCGCAGTTTGCAGGTCCGAGGCGCTCCGGCGATCGGAATGGCAGCCGCCTACGGTCTCTACCTCGGGGTACGCAGCAGTTCTGCCACTTCGTACGATGCCCTTTGGACGGATTTGACCAACCAGGCTGATTACCTGGCCACCTCACGCCCCACGGCCATCAACCTGTTTTGGGCACTGGACCGGGTCAAAGCACGAGTACAGGCAGAAGCGGCCCAACCAATCGAAGCAATCAAAGCGGCTGTTCTTGATGAAGCGATCAAGATTCAGCAGGAGGACGAACAAGTCTGCCGCCGAATCGGTGAGTTCTTGCTGACACAACTGCACGATGGGATGGGGATTCTCACACACTGCAATCCAGGCGCTCTCGCTACGGCCGCCTACGGTACGGCAACAGCGCCACTCTACTTGGCAAAAGAGATGGGCTGGAACCTGAAAGTGTACGCCGACGAGACACGGCCTGTCTTGCAGGGATCCCGTCTAACCGCCTACGAACTGCAAAAAGCGGGCATTGACGTCACGTTGATCTGCGACAATATGGCGGCGATGGTGATGGCCCAAAAGAAAGTACAGGCCGTCATCGTGGGAACGGACCGGGTAGCCCGTAATGGCGATGTTGCCAACAAGATCGGCACGTATGGCGTTGCCGTCCTGGCCAAGGCACACAATATTCCGTTTTATGTGGCCGCGCCCTTCTCTTCGATCGACTTTAACACCCCGACAGGGGCAGAGATACCGATTGAAGAACGGCCAGCGGAGGAGATCACGCATGGCCTCGGCAAGCAAGTGGCGCCAGATGGGATCAAGGTATACAACCCGGCATTTGACATCACACCGGCTGATCTGATTACGGCTATCGTAACCGAAACAGGGGTTTACAAGCCTGAAGAGATTCAGTTGCTGAACAAGTAG